The Streptomyces sp. RKAG293 genome includes a region encoding these proteins:
- a CDS encoding glycoside hydrolase family 6 protein — protein MADLRAHDYAGALSMAKLASWPVAQWFNGTSTPQQTTADMTNLQARAALQHQVPVAVAYNVPGRDCSQYSAGGASNSAEYTAWIDALARGIGGHRTVVVREPDGLALSPAYCGGTAAQQADRIAEIRGAVQRLERQPGAVVYLDAGHSAWQNVGVMAGLLVEGGIAQAQGLFLNVSNYQTDADLIRYGTQVAQCTWYLRNVPGAAAGDCANQYWPAADADAWYANHVPADAVLPHFVIDSSRNGRGPWTPAADYSDPQTWCNPPGRGLGTRPTAATGVPLLDASLWIKVPGESDGSCTRGTSGPTDPEYGITDPAAGVWWADQAHGLADRARPALTWNLGRP, from the coding sequence GTGGCCGACCTCAGGGCGCACGACTACGCCGGCGCCCTGTCCATGGCGAAGCTGGCCTCCTGGCCGGTGGCACAGTGGTTCAACGGCACGAGCACGCCTCAACAGACCACCGCCGACATGACGAACCTGCAGGCCAGAGCGGCGCTGCAGCACCAGGTGCCGGTGGCGGTGGCCTACAACGTGCCGGGCCGCGACTGCTCCCAGTACTCAGCGGGCGGCGCATCGAACTCCGCCGAGTACACAGCGTGGATCGACGCCCTCGCCCGCGGCATCGGCGGCCACCGCACCGTCGTCGTCCGGGAGCCGGACGGTCTGGCGCTGAGCCCGGCGTACTGCGGCGGCACCGCCGCTCAGCAGGCGGACCGGATCGCCGAGATCCGTGGCGCCGTGCAACGGCTGGAGCGACAGCCCGGCGCGGTCGTCTACCTCGACGCCGGGCACAGCGCCTGGCAGAACGTGGGCGTGATGGCCGGGTTGCTGGTCGAGGGCGGCATCGCCCAGGCGCAGGGCCTCTTCCTGAACGTCTCCAACTACCAGACCGACGCGGACCTGATCCGTTACGGCACCCAGGTCGCGCAGTGCACCTGGTACCTGCGCAACGTCCCCGGTGCGGCAGCCGGCGACTGCGCGAACCAGTACTGGCCGGCCGCCGACGCGGACGCCTGGTACGCGAACCATGTGCCCGCGGATGCCGTGCTCCCGCACTTCGTGATCGACAGCAGCCGCAACGGCCGGGGTCCGTGGACCCCGGCCGCCGACTACAGCGATCCGCAGACCTGGTGCAACCCTCCGGGACGCGGGCTGGGCACGCGGCCCACCGCCGCCACCGGAGTCCCGCTGCTCGACGCGTCTCTGTGGATCAAAGTCCCCGGGGAGTCCGACGGCAGTTGCACGCGCGGCACTTCGGGACCGACCGATCCGGAGTACGGCATCACCGACCCGGCCGCCGGCGTCTGGTGGGCGGACCAGGCCCACGGGCTCGCCGATCGCGCCCGGCCGGCCCTGACGTGGAACCTGGGCCGGCCGTAA
- a CDS encoding cellulase family glycosylhydrolase: protein MAALLIPLAGTQGAQAADTALPARTEPAAAVANASAVGAGYWHTSGRQILDAANQPVRIAGVNWFGFETANYVPHGLWSRDYKSMIDQMKSLGYNTIRLPYSDDIFKGTVPNGINTSGGMNADLPGLTSLQVMDKIVNYAGTIGLKVILDRHRPDSSAQSALWYTAAVPESTWIGDLTALATRYRGNPAVIGIDLHNEPHDPACWGCGDTSVDWRLAAERGGNAVLAANPSLLVFVEGIQTYNGDSYWWGGNLQGAGQNPVRLNIANRLVYSAHDYATSVFAQTWFSDPTFPNNMAGIWNKNWGYLFQQNTAPVWLGEFGTTLQSSVDQTWLRTLVQYLRPTAQYGGDTFQWTFWSWNPNSGDTGGILNDDWTTVNTAKDAYLSSIKAPSFGSGGGGGDTQPPGAPPNLAVTGTTSTTASLSWGAATDNVGVTGYDVYRGGALAGSSTGTTYTDTGLTPSTAYVYTVKAHDAAGNASPASGAVTATTAPGGGGGGSGCVAGWHVDSQWTPGFNATVTVTNSGTAPSKSWTVNWTWPDGQHVSSFWNAAVQQSGTGVSAANLAYNGAIAPGASTSFGIQGTWSGTNTSPTLTCTAS from the coding sequence ATGGCCGCGCTGCTCATCCCGCTCGCCGGAACCCAGGGCGCGCAGGCCGCCGACACCGCCTTACCCGCCCGTACCGAGCCCGCCGCAGCCGTGGCCAACGCATCCGCCGTCGGAGCGGGCTACTGGCACACCAGCGGACGGCAGATCCTGGACGCGGCCAACCAGCCGGTCCGGATCGCCGGAGTGAACTGGTTCGGGTTCGAGACCGCCAACTACGTGCCGCACGGCCTCTGGTCGCGCGACTACAAGAGCATGATCGACCAGATGAAGTCGCTGGGCTACAACACGATCCGGCTGCCGTACAGCGACGACATCTTCAAGGGCACCGTCCCGAACGGCATCAACACCTCCGGCGGGATGAACGCCGATCTCCCGGGCCTGACGTCGCTTCAGGTGATGGACAAGATCGTCAACTATGCCGGGACGATCGGCCTCAAGGTCATCCTGGACCGGCACCGTCCCGACTCCAGCGCCCAGTCGGCGCTCTGGTACACGGCAGCGGTCCCCGAGTCGACCTGGATCGGCGACCTCACCGCGCTGGCGACCCGCTACCGGGGCAACCCCGCCGTCATCGGCATCGATCTGCACAACGAACCGCACGACCCGGCCTGCTGGGGCTGCGGCGACACCTCCGTCGACTGGCGGCTGGCGGCCGAGCGCGGCGGGAACGCGGTGCTCGCCGCCAACCCGTCCCTCCTCGTCTTCGTCGAGGGCATCCAGACCTACAACGGCGACTCGTACTGGTGGGGTGGCAACCTGCAGGGCGCCGGCCAGAACCCGGTCCGGCTGAACATCGCCAACCGGCTGGTGTACTCCGCACACGACTACGCGACCAGCGTCTTCGCCCAGACCTGGTTCAGCGACCCCACCTTCCCCAACAACATGGCGGGCATCTGGAACAAGAACTGGGGCTATCTCTTCCAGCAGAACACCGCCCCGGTCTGGCTGGGGGAGTTCGGCACCACCCTGCAGTCCTCCGTGGACCAGACCTGGCTCAGGACGCTCGTGCAGTATCTGCGCCCCACGGCCCAGTACGGAGGCGACACCTTCCAGTGGACGTTCTGGTCCTGGAACCCCAACTCCGGTGACACCGGCGGGATACTCAACGACGACTGGACCACCGTCAACACCGCCAAGGACGCCTATCTGAGCAGCATCAAGGCGCCCTCGTTCGGCTCCGGCGGTGGAGGCGGCGACACCCAGCCGCCGGGCGCGCCCCCGAACCTCGCGGTCACCGGCACCACCAGCACCACCGCTTCCCTGTCCTGGGGCGCGGCCACCGACAACGTGGGCGTCACCGGCTACGACGTCTACCGTGGCGGCGCACTGGCCGGCAGCAGCACCGGTACCACCTACACCGACACGGGTCTGACCCCGTCGACCGCGTACGTCTACACCGTCAAGGCCCATGACGCGGCCGGGAATGCCTCGCCCGCGTCCGGTGCCGTCACCGCCACCACGGCCCCCGGCGGGGGTGGTGGTGGCTCCGGGTGCGTGGCGGGCTGGCATGTCGACAGCCAGTGGACACCGGGCTTCAACGCCACTGTCACCGTCACCAATTCGGGGACAGCTCCCAGTAAGTCCTGGACGGTCAACTGGACCTGGCCCGACGGGCAGCACGTGTCGAGCTTCTGGAACGCGGCCGTCCAGCAGTCCGGTACGGGGGTGAGCGCCGCGAACCTCGCGTACAACGGCGCGATCGCTCCCGGCGCGTCGACCTCCTTCGGAATCCAGGGCACCTGGAGCGGCACCAACACATCGCCCACGCTGACCTGTACCGCGTCCTGA
- a CDS encoding aldose epimerase family protein, translated as MPRPAAHREPFGVTPDGRAVDRWTLRSTTGVTAEVLSYGGILHALTVPDRAGHSRSVVLALSDLESYAAPNPYVGALVGRYANRIAGGRFTLDGQEHHIPANDHGHALHGGPEGFNSRVWQAEPVGDGADVRLTLCSPDGDMGFPGELTVTATYALDDRGTLSVTFEAVTDRPTVINLTHHAYFNLAGAGVGAGAGVGVGVEAGAESGAVLDHWLSVGADRYLPVSADAIPLGPAREVTGTPFDFTAPRRLGDGLASDDPQLKDADGYDHCWVLRPPEGPDGLRSAAQLRDPGSGRELQVWTTEPGLQVYTSNHLDGSLSDAEGNRHERHGAVCLETQHFPDSPNRPAYPTTVLRPGTAFRSRTEFRFPHLR; from the coding sequence ATGCCCCGACCCGCAGCGCACCGTGAACCGTTCGGCGTCACCCCGGACGGCCGGGCCGTCGACCGCTGGACGCTGCGGTCGACGACCGGAGTCACCGCCGAGGTCCTCAGCTACGGGGGCATCCTGCACGCCCTCACGGTCCCGGACCGCGCGGGCCACAGCCGTTCCGTCGTCCTGGCGTTGTCGGACCTGGAGAGTTACGCCGCACCGAACCCGTATGTCGGCGCCCTGGTCGGACGCTACGCCAACCGCATCGCGGGCGGCCGGTTCACCCTCGACGGGCAGGAACACCACATACCGGCCAACGACCACGGGCACGCCCTGCACGGCGGCCCCGAGGGTTTCAACAGCCGGGTGTGGCAGGCGGAACCGGTCGGAGACGGCGCCGACGTACGGCTGACGCTGTGCAGCCCCGACGGCGACATGGGGTTCCCCGGTGAGCTGACGGTGACGGCGACCTACGCGCTCGACGACCGGGGCACGCTCTCCGTCACCTTCGAAGCCGTCACCGACCGGCCGACGGTCATCAACCTCACCCATCACGCCTACTTCAATCTGGCGGGAGCGGGAGTGGGGGCTGGGGCGGGAGTGGGCGTGGGTGTGGAGGCCGGGGCGGAATCGGGCGCTGTGCTGGACCACTGGCTGAGCGTCGGCGCGGACCGCTATCTCCCGGTGTCGGCGGACGCGATCCCGCTCGGACCGGCCCGGGAAGTGACCGGCACACCCTTCGACTTCACCGCACCGCGCCGGCTGGGCGACGGCCTGGCGAGCGACGATCCGCAGCTGAAGGACGCCGACGGATACGACCACTGCTGGGTCCTGCGCCCGCCGGAGGGTCCTGACGGTCTGCGGTCCGCCGCCCAGTTGCGGGATCCCGGGTCAGGACGGGAACTCCAGGTCTGGACGACCGAGCCCGGCCTCCAGGTCTATACGTCCAACCACCTCGACGGCTCGCTCAGCGACGCCGAAGGCAATCGCCATGAACGGCACGGCGCCGTCTGCCTGGAGACCCAGCACTTCCCCGACTCGCCGAACCGGCCGGCCTACCCCACGACCGTGCTACGACCCGGCACCGCTTTCCGCAGCCGCACCGAGTTCCGCTTCCCGCACCTGCGCTGA
- a CDS encoding LacI family DNA-binding transcriptional regulator, with protein MGASLKDVAQLAGVSIKTVSNVVNNYPHVTPGMRAKVQRAIDELGYRPNLTARHLRKGRTGIIALAVPELGNPYFAELAGAVVDAAARHDYTVLLDHTAGERQKEILVSQGFRAHVIDGLILSPIELEAADLLGRTDDAPLVLLGEREYDAPYDQIAIDNVSAARTAVRHLTGLGHRRIAFLGARRESARQPAHLRLRGWREELTAAGLPCDDSLVAATDGYGRVDGAAAMNALLDRGERPDAVFAYNDLIAIGAMRALTDRGLRVPDDVAVVGFDDIEEGRFSTIALTTVSPDKQAIARLAVERVVARLAGAPDLVPERIQPGYTLVARESTARRPG; from the coding sequence GTGGGCGCCAGCCTCAAGGACGTCGCGCAGCTGGCGGGCGTTTCCATCAAGACCGTCTCGAACGTGGTCAACAACTATCCGCACGTCACCCCCGGAATGCGCGCGAAGGTGCAACGGGCCATCGACGAGCTCGGCTACCGTCCCAACCTCACCGCCCGGCATCTGCGCAAGGGCCGCACCGGAATCATCGCGCTCGCCGTCCCCGAGCTGGGCAACCCGTACTTCGCGGAACTCGCGGGCGCCGTCGTCGACGCCGCCGCCCGGCACGACTACACCGTCCTGCTCGACCACACGGCGGGGGAACGGCAGAAGGAGATCCTGGTCTCGCAGGGCTTCCGCGCCCATGTCATCGACGGCCTGATCCTCAGCCCCATCGAGCTGGAGGCCGCCGACCTGCTGGGCCGGACCGACGACGCCCCGCTGGTGCTGCTCGGCGAGCGCGAGTACGACGCGCCCTACGACCAGATCGCCATCGACAACGTCTCCGCCGCGCGCACCGCCGTACGCCATCTCACCGGGCTCGGGCACCGGCGGATCGCGTTCCTCGGCGCCCGCAGGGAGAGCGCCAGGCAGCCCGCCCATCTGCGGCTGCGCGGCTGGCGGGAGGAGCTGACCGCCGCCGGACTGCCCTGCGACGACTCGCTGGTGGCCGCCACCGACGGCTACGGCCGGGTCGACGGCGCCGCCGCCATGAACGCCCTGCTGGACCGCGGGGAGCGGCCCGACGCCGTCTTCGCGTACAACGACCTGATCGCGATCGGCGCGATGCGCGCGCTGACCGACCGCGGGCTGCGGGTACCGGACGATGTGGCCGTGGTCGGCTTCGACGACATCGAGGAGGGGCGGTTCTCGACCATCGCCCTCACCACAGTCTCCCCGGACAAGCAGGCCATCGCCCGGCTGGCGGTCGAACGGGTGGTGGCCCGGCTCGCGGGCGCCCCCGACCTGGTGCCGGAGCGGATCCAGCCCGGCTACACGCTGGTGGCCAGGGAGTCCACCGCCCGCCGCCCCGGCTGA
- a CDS encoding ABC transporter permease, with translation MKSLVKATSAPTVPRQAVPAYTARPTGRQRAAELLQRQGVLAVLLLVVLVSSFVFPSFASLDNARGVTVQASFLSIVALGMTLVIISGGIDLSVGSVFALGGVLAAWASQWGVLPALLVPLAVCGAIGAVNGLLVARAGMAPFIVTLASLLGARGLLLALTHEGATTYLVPRGSAFAELGGGSLGGFGYPVFIALALFAAGGLVLQRTSFGQTLFAVGGSSDAATLMGLPVARTKVLVYVLSGLLAGLAGALNAARLSSGVTIIGVGMELDAIAAVVIGGTLLVGGAGSVSGTLWGVLLLAVIQNLINQIGSLNSSYQSVVSGGFLILVVVAQRYLSAARRST, from the coding sequence ATGAAGTCCCTCGTCAAAGCCACCTCCGCACCCACCGTTCCCCGTCAGGCGGTCCCGGCGTACACCGCCCGCCCGACCGGCCGGCAGCGCGCGGCCGAACTGCTGCAGCGCCAGGGCGTCCTCGCGGTCCTGCTGCTCGTGGTCCTCGTCTCCTCGTTCGTCTTCCCGTCCTTCGCGAGCCTGGACAACGCGCGCGGGGTGACGGTCCAGGCGTCCTTCCTGTCGATCGTCGCCCTCGGGATGACGCTGGTGATCATCTCCGGCGGCATCGACCTGTCCGTCGGTTCCGTCTTCGCGCTCGGCGGGGTGCTCGCGGCCTGGGCCTCGCAGTGGGGCGTGCTGCCCGCGCTCCTGGTGCCGCTCGCCGTCTGCGGGGCGATCGGGGCGGTGAACGGCCTGCTCGTCGCACGGGCCGGCATGGCACCGTTCATCGTGACGCTGGCCTCGCTGCTCGGCGCGCGCGGACTGCTGCTCGCCCTCACGCACGAAGGCGCCACCACCTATCTGGTGCCGCGCGGCTCGGCCTTCGCCGAACTGGGCGGCGGCAGCCTCGGAGGCTTCGGATACCCGGTGTTCATCGCGCTGGCGCTGTTCGCGGCCGGCGGTCTGGTGCTGCAGCGCACCTCGTTCGGCCAGACCCTGTTCGCGGTCGGCGGCAGCAGCGACGCCGCCACGTTGATGGGTCTGCCGGTGGCCAGGACGAAGGTCCTGGTGTACGTGCTGAGCGGGCTGCTGGCCGGGCTCGCGGGCGCGCTCAACGCCGCCCGGCTCTCCTCGGGCGTCACCATCATCGGCGTGGGGATGGAACTCGACGCCATCGCCGCCGTCGTGATCGGCGGCACGCTGCTGGTCGGCGGCGCGGGCTCGGTCTCCGGCACCCTGTGGGGCGTCCTGCTGCTGGCGGTGATCCAGAATCTGATCAACCAGATCGGCTCGCTGAACTCCTCCTACCAGTCGGTGGTCAGCGGCGGCTTCCTGATCCTCGTGGTGGTCGCCCAGCGCTATCTGTCCGCGGCCCGCCGCAGTACCTGA
- a CDS encoding ABC transporter permease encodes MTDVPITLAARGLDRSRVAGLLQRYGVYGAVAALLLFNAVFTDHFLTVDNLRTQLVQVSPVVIVALGMALVIGTEGVDLSVGSTMALASALLPLYLGYGLAPALLLALFAGVVVGLVNGSLVALVGLQPIVATLALFVGGRGLALVIADGQLKQIQNRDLLGLGTDSLLGIPLVVLIAGVLAVVIAFLVQRTTFGRQLVAVGGNRAAAALAGLPVKRVLIGVYVLCGVLAALAGVLATARLTASDPSALGNLMELSAITAVVVGGTPLTGGSVRVLGTVTGALLMQLLHATLVTHNLHDSTAQMAQAAIILVAVYVARERRSR; translated from the coding sequence ATGACCGACGTCCCGATCACCCTCGCCGCCCGCGGGCTCGACAGGTCCCGGGTCGCCGGGCTGCTCCAGCGGTACGGCGTCTACGGCGCCGTCGCCGCGCTCCTGCTCTTCAACGCGGTCTTCACCGACCACTTCCTGACCGTCGACAATCTGCGCACCCAGCTCGTCCAGGTCTCCCCCGTCGTCATCGTCGCGCTCGGCATGGCGCTGGTCATCGGCACCGAAGGCGTCGATCTGTCGGTCGGCTCCACGATGGCGCTGGCCAGCGCGCTGCTGCCGCTCTACCTCGGCTACGGTCTGGCCCCGGCGCTGCTGCTCGCGCTGTTCGCCGGCGTCGTGGTCGGCCTGGTGAACGGCTCGCTGGTCGCGCTCGTGGGACTGCAGCCCATCGTCGCCACCCTCGCGCTCTTCGTCGGCGGCCGCGGTCTGGCGCTGGTCATCGCGGACGGACAGCTCAAACAGATCCAGAACCGCGACCTGTTGGGCCTGGGAACCGACAGCCTGCTCGGCATCCCGCTGGTCGTCCTGATCGCCGGAGTGCTCGCCGTCGTCATCGCGTTCCTCGTCCAGCGCACCACCTTCGGGCGGCAGCTCGTCGCGGTCGGCGGCAACCGGGCCGCCGCCGCGCTGGCCGGTCTGCCCGTCAAACGCGTGCTGATCGGTGTATACGTGCTGTGCGGTGTCCTGGCGGCGCTGGCCGGCGTCCTCGCCACCGCGCGGCTGACCGCCAGCGATCCCTCCGCGCTCGGCAACCTGATGGAGCTGTCCGCCATCACCGCCGTGGTCGTCGGCGGCACCCCGCTGACCGGTGGTTCGGTGCGGGTCCTGGGCACGGTGACGGGCGCCCTGCTGATGCAGCTGCTGCACGCCACCCTGGTCACCCACAACCTGCACGACTCCACCGCCCAGATGGCCCAGGCGGCCATCATCCTCGTCGCCGTCTATGTCGCCCGGGAGCGTCGATCCCGATGA
- a CDS encoding sugar ABC transporter ATP-binding protein — protein sequence MAPSEAVEAASAPAGTAEPPGSPAVLEAVGVSKRFPGVVALDKVSFALRAGEIHALVGENGAGKSTLIKLLTGVHRPDGGELRLGDAPVSFHRPYEAQQAGISTIYQEVNLVPLMSVARNIFLGREPKNRFGLIDFPRMHREAAELLTGFGVSADPRRPLHTLGVGTQQMVALARAVSVRARVVVMDEPTSSLEPREVETLFRVIGKLHDRGIAIVYVSHRLDELYRICDRVTVLRDGRHVHTGELRDLDRMRLVSMMLGREIAEVRRHGTTGFGEGHRAERRPVLTATGLTSGQVLRDVGLELHPGEVLGLGGLLGSGRSETAKAVAGALALDGGEISVGGRTLRRLTPAAAIRAGISLLPEDRKAEGIVPGLSVRENIVLAALPRLSRAGIVSRGRQDRIVEVFMKRLRIKASSPEQKVGELSGGNQQKVLLARWLCLEPKVLLLDEPTRGIDVGAKAEVQALIDDLAQEGLAVLLISSDIEELIEGSDRILVLRGGAVAGELTGDRVEESELLAVLADETADETADGTKESVAPEEPAAPKEDRR from the coding sequence ATGGCACCATCCGAAGCCGTCGAGGCGGCGTCCGCGCCGGCCGGCACCGCGGAACCACCCGGCTCCCCGGCCGTGTTGGAGGCCGTCGGCGTCAGCAAACGCTTCCCCGGCGTGGTGGCGCTCGACAAGGTGTCCTTCGCCCTGCGAGCCGGTGAGATCCACGCGCTGGTCGGCGAGAACGGCGCCGGCAAGTCGACGCTGATCAAGCTGCTCACCGGCGTCCACCGCCCGGACGGCGGAGAGTTGCGGCTCGGCGACGCCCCGGTCTCGTTCCACCGCCCCTACGAGGCGCAGCAGGCGGGGATCTCGACCATCTACCAGGAGGTCAACCTCGTCCCGCTGATGAGTGTGGCCCGCAACATCTTCCTCGGCCGCGAGCCGAAGAACCGGTTCGGCCTGATCGACTTCCCCCGGATGCACCGCGAGGCCGCCGAGCTGCTGACCGGCTTCGGCGTCAGCGCCGATCCGCGCCGGCCGCTGCACACGCTCGGCGTCGGCACCCAGCAGATGGTGGCCCTGGCGCGGGCGGTGTCCGTGCGGGCCCGGGTGGTCGTGATGGACGAGCCCACGTCCTCGCTCGAACCCCGCGAGGTCGAGACGCTCTTCCGGGTGATCGGCAAGCTGCACGACCGGGGCATCGCGATCGTCTACGTCAGCCACCGGCTGGACGAGCTGTACCGGATCTGCGACCGCGTCACGGTTCTGCGGGACGGCAGGCACGTGCACACCGGCGAGCTGCGCGACCTCGACCGGATGCGGCTGGTGTCGATGATGCTCGGCCGCGAGATCGCGGAGGTCCGCCGGCACGGCACCACCGGTTTCGGCGAAGGGCACCGGGCCGAGCGCCGGCCCGTGCTCACCGCCACCGGACTGACCAGTGGGCAGGTACTGCGGGACGTCGGCCTGGAACTGCATCCGGGCGAGGTGCTCGGGCTGGGCGGACTGCTGGGCTCCGGCCGCAGCGAGACCGCCAAGGCCGTCGCCGGGGCGCTGGCGCTGGACGGCGGCGAGATCAGCGTCGGCGGCCGCACCCTGCGCCGGCTCACCCCCGCCGCGGCGATCAGGGCCGGCATCAGCCTGCTGCCCGAGGACCGCAAGGCGGAGGGCATCGTCCCCGGTCTGTCGGTCCGGGAGAACATCGTGCTCGCCGCGCTGCCCCGGCTCTCGCGCGCCGGGATCGTCTCGCGCGGGCGGCAGGACCGCATCGTCGAGGTATTCATGAAGCGGCTCCGGATCAAGGCGTCCAGCCCGGAGCAGAAGGTCGGCGAACTGTCCGGCGGCAACCAGCAGAAGGTGCTGCTGGCCCGCTGGCTCTGCCTGGAGCCCAAGGTCCTGCTGCTCGACGAGCCCACCCGGGGCATCGACGTGGGCGCCAAGGCCGAGGTGCAGGCGCTGATCGACGACCTCGCGCAGGAGGGGCTGGCCGTACTGCTGATCTCCTCCGACATCGAGGAGCTCATCGAGGGCTCCGACCGCATCCTCGTCCTGCGCGGCGGCGCGGTGGCCGGTGAACTGACCGGCGACCGGGTCGAGGAGAGCGAACTCCTCGCCGTCCTGGCCGATGAGACCGCTGATGAGACGGCCGACGGGACGAAGGAATCCGTGGCCCCCGAAGAACCCGCGGCCCCCAAGGAGGACCGGCGATGA
- a CDS encoding ABC transporter substrate-binding protein → MTTQRSRTLAAACVLVVMAGLATAGCSKQETTDQATGDTGAGAQTVAPTTAAAGTGCTLQSYGATKLDLKNAVVGFSQSEKEANPFRIAETQSIKEEAANLGVKKLLTTNAQSQLPKQISDIQDMLSQGAQLLIVAPLNSDGLEPALQAAAAKHVPVITIDRKLNATACKDYVAFLGSNFVEQGKRAADAMIKATGGKGKVAILLGASGNNVTTDRTKGFVDQLKAQAPGLEIVAQQTGEFARDKGQQVMEQLIQSKPDITAVYAENDEMGLGAVTALKGANKKPGKDIKIVSVDGTRNAVQALVNGEYNAVIESNPRFGPLAFATAQKFFGGEGIPENVIISDRAYDDSNAKASLGGAY, encoded by the coding sequence ATGACCACCCAGAGATCCCGCACCCTCGCCGCCGCCTGTGTACTCGTCGTGATGGCCGGCCTGGCGACCGCCGGCTGCTCGAAGCAGGAGACGACCGACCAGGCCACCGGCGACACCGGCGCGGGAGCGCAGACCGTCGCGCCGACCACCGCCGCCGCGGGCACGGGCTGCACGCTGCAGAGCTACGGCGCCACCAAGCTGGACCTCAAGAACGCGGTGGTCGGCTTCTCCCAGTCCGAGAAGGAGGCCAACCCCTTCCGGATCGCGGAGACCCAGTCGATCAAGGAGGAGGCCGCCAACCTCGGCGTCAAGAAGCTGCTCACCACCAACGCCCAGTCCCAGCTGCCCAAGCAGATCAGCGACATCCAGGACATGCTCTCCCAGGGCGCCCAGCTGCTCATCGTCGCGCCGCTCAACTCCGACGGGCTGGAGCCGGCGCTGCAGGCCGCGGCGGCCAAGCACGTCCCGGTCATCACCATCGACCGCAAGCTCAACGCCACCGCCTGCAAGGACTATGTGGCCTTCCTCGGCTCCAACTTCGTCGAGCAGGGCAAGCGCGCGGCCGACGCGATGATCAAGGCGACCGGTGGCAAGGGCAAGGTGGCGATCCTGCTCGGCGCGTCGGGGAACAACGTCACCACCGACCGCACCAAGGGCTTCGTCGACCAGCTCAAGGCGCAGGCGCCCGGCCTGGAGATCGTCGCCCAGCAGACCGGCGAGTTCGCCCGCGACAAGGGCCAGCAGGTGATGGAGCAACTCATCCAGTCCAAGCCGGACATCACCGCCGTCTACGCCGAGAACGACGAGATGGGCCTCGGCGCGGTCACCGCGCTCAAGGGCGCGAACAAGAAGCCGGGCAAGGACATCAAGATCGTGTCGGTGGACGGCACCCGCAACGCCGTCCAGGCGCTGGTCAACGGCGAGTACAACGCCGTCATCGAGTCCAACCCGCGCTTCGGGCCGCTGGCGTTCGCCACCGCCCAGAAGTTCTTCGGCGGCGAGGGCATCCCGGAGAACGTGATCATCTCCGACCGGGCGTACGACGACAGCAACGCCAAGGCGTCGCTGGGCGGGGCCTACTGA